A genomic window from Clostridium aceticum includes:
- a CDS encoding DUF5658 family protein, whose product MNIFWRWIKIFGLLNLLDYISTMMGISMGAVEINSFANYFIQKDSLFHFKVVGFVLLAVFLYKIAKRSLTDCEKTTRLLKYGSLVYTLIVLNNFMVYYIQFLAQ is encoded by the coding sequence ATGAATATTTTTTGGAGATGGATAAAAATTTTTGGTCTGTTAAATCTACTAGATTATATATCTACAATGATGGGTATAAGCATGGGGGCTGTAGAAATAAATTCTTTTGCAAACTATTTTATACAAAAAGATTCTCTTTTTCATTTCAAAGTAGTAGGCTTTGTATTATTGGCTGTATTCCTTTACAAAATTGCAAAAAGAAGTCTGACAGACTGTGAAAAAACAACCAGACTATTGAAATACGGTTCTTTAGTCTACACATTAATTGTATTGAATAATTTTATGGTATATTACATTCAGTTTTTAGCTCAATAG
- a CDS encoding type II secretion system protein, with amino-acid sequence MKKKLRKLLMGLKGNGGFTLLELIIVIAIMGFLAAMIAPRLAGAGAGAADTICDNNQTRLRQVTAAFVERTGQLPNDLINLIAETADGVYEVQYDDSDATNGKEDLSHEIEDSLQAKIHYLSDEEAAEIRAMGISHVRNLNLSKTVDGDHRRDDTHGTHMERAEVAEDLAVLMVAAGFDGTAWDFDSLVSGAEYRNPDLAYRIILGVGPDSELVTSGQIEIAGLCPNAIRRENHFAFGNYSIVLPRLAATVDSLTDPVSGDPITDALDEITVISETGQEKDINIFEVQEAFQFSTFCPEGDVVGTVPTVWTIQ; translated from the coding sequence ATGAAAAAGAAATTAAGAAAGTTATTAATGGGTTTAAAGGGTAACGGAGGTTTTACATTACTTGAATTAATCATCGTAATTGCTATCATGGGCTTTTTAGCAGCTATGATTGCTCCTCGTCTAGCGGGAGCTGGTGCAGGAGCGGCAGATACTATTTGTGACAACAACCAGACAAGATTACGGCAGGTGACGGCGGCTTTTGTTGAGAGGACAGGTCAACTTCCTAACGACTTGATTAACTTAATTGCAGAAACTGCTGATGGAGTTTATGAGGTACAATATGACGATTCAGATGCAACAAACGGAAAAGAAGACTTATCTCATGAGATTGAAGATTCTCTTCAAGCAAAAATTCACTACTTAAGTGACGAAGAGGCAGCTGAAATCAGAGCTATGGGTATCAGCCATGTACGCAACCTTAACCTTTCTAAAACGGTTGATGGGGATCATCGTAGAGATGATACTCATGGAACACATATGGAAAGAGCAGAAGTTGCAGAAGATCTTGCCGTACTTATGGTGGCAGCAGGATTTGATGGTACTGCTTGGGATTTTGATAGTTTAGTGTCTGGTGCAGAATATCGTAACCCAGACTTAGCATACCGTATTATTTTAGGGGTTGGTCCTGATAGTGAACTGGTAACAAGCGGTCAAATTGAAATTGCTGGTCTTTGCCCTAATGCCATCAGAAGAGAAAATCATTTTGCTTTTGGCAACTATAGCATCGTTCTACCTAGATTAGCGGCTACTGTAGATAGTTTAACTGATCCTGTTTCAGGAGATCCAATAACTGATGCATTAGATGAAATTACTGTAATATCTGAAACTGGACAAGAGAAAGATATCAATATATTTGAAGTACAGGAAGCTTTTCAGTTCTCTACCTTCTGCCCAGAGGGTGATGTAGTAGGAACAGTACCAACTGTTTGGACGATTCAATAA
- a CDS encoding cytochrome c biogenesis CcdA family protein, with amino-acid sequence MDIFFTETISQIIAGKSILTILMVFGGGFVTSISPCLLSMLPVMVGYIGGYDDHATRTRGFSLSFVFVLGLATTFAILGLAAASLGLVFGQIGAIWYYILSAIAIIMGLNLFGVISFKMPGLKKMPLKLNGYSGAYLMGLFFGLVASPCATPVLAVVITYVALQRELAYGSFLLFVYGLGHGLPLIIAGTFTALLKKLPIVQYYTQYVHYFSGGILIFLGLYLLSRVSW; translated from the coding sequence TTGGATATTTTTTTTACAGAAACAATATCGCAAATAATAGCTGGTAAATCAATATTAACAATATTGATGGTTTTTGGAGGTGGGTTCGTAACCAGTATCAGCCCCTGCCTCCTGTCCATGCTGCCGGTTATGGTGGGTTACATAGGTGGTTATGATGATCATGCCACCAGAACTAGAGGCTTTAGCTTGTCTTTTGTCTTTGTTCTGGGTCTAGCAACGACTTTTGCCATTTTAGGACTGGCTGCAGCCTCTTTGGGTCTTGTATTCGGTCAGATTGGTGCAATCTGGTATTATATACTGTCTGCAATAGCAATTATTATGGGTTTAAACCTGTTTGGTGTGATTAGCTTTAAAATGCCCGGTCTAAAAAAGATGCCCCTTAAACTCAATGGTTACTCAGGGGCTTATCTAATGGGACTTTTTTTTGGTCTGGTAGCCTCTCCCTGTGCTACTCCCGTACTTGCAGTAGTCATAACTTATGTAGCCCTGCAAAGAGAATTAGCTTATGGTAGTTTTTTACTTTTTGTTTACGGACTAGGCCATGGACTTCCTTTGATTATAGCAGGCACCTTTACTGCTCTGTTAAAAAAGCTGCCTATAGTACAATATTATACACAATATGTTCACTATTTCAGCGGAGGAATATTAATCTTCCTAGGGCTGTATTTGCTAAGCCGTGTAAGTTGGTAA